A genomic stretch from Pochonia chlamydosporia 170 chromosome 4, whole genome shotgun sequence includes:
- a CDS encoding MFS multidrug transporter (similar to Cordyceps militaris CM01 XP_006668552.1), with protein MTGDYQMSLPYPNPSLSQMSSIQNTDTSRHGQPEPSPVRNRHNVSGVRQKVLMGSLLVGLLFSSLDTSIVATSLVTISHELNDFVNAPWIILAYLLTYMGFAVCISKLSDIYGRRNMLILSWIIFIAFSMGCATSKSMIALIVCRAFQGIGASGLYSLTQIGLIEVGPVHRPSLIGAMIGATLAAAFVMGPLVGGVISQLSDWRWLFNINIPFGLITILIITNFWPHEDVADLLSWTAFRSIDFIGSATLLCSSGFLVFAMQQAGSQAFAWESPAVVISFIVSILSCIVFVAWEVHLARKRHRHIEPIFPIGLMGNRVYAAGLLVTLFTGFPYICFSIILPERFQMVNNQNALMAGVRILPMLSACAFGSFLGGAISSKRNNTSYTLVASSCLQLLGVGLMTTVSGDSETTAGQYGYQAIFGLGVGLSFSAATIMTNILATEPNERASAQGAVAQARVLGGCIGLSLCTILFNVHANGRLSGRLTDKELDMLHRSPLSGLQLPDKLRELVREVYIGAFEREIEVIGLACAVMVVISLFTLEKHPTPIERITAPVKDESSSYHRGSDSGTEINDVTLSRRMA; from the exons ATGACAGGTGACTACCAAATGTCACTTCCTTACCCCAACCCCTCTCTAAGCCAAATGTCCTCCATCCAGAACACCGATACATCTCGCCACGGCCAGCCTGAGCCTTCACCCGTACGGAATCGTCACAATGTTAGCGGCGTACGCCAGAAGGTTCTCATGGGCTC GCTACTCGTCGGACTTCTCTTCTCTAGTCTTGATACCTCCATCGTCGCAACGTCTCTGGTCACCATCTCGCACGAACTAAACGACTTTGTTAATGCTCCATGGATCATTTTGGCATATCTTTTAACTTACATGG GATTCGCCGTTTGCATTTCAAAGTTGAGTGACATCTACGGTCGGCGAAACATGCTCATTCTGTCGTGGATTATTTTCATTGCCTTTTCAATGGGGTGTGCAACTTCAAAAAGCATGATTGCACT GATTGTCTGCCGAGCTTTTCAAGGTATTGGGGCATCGGGCCTCTACAGTCTCACTCAAATTGGACTTATTGAAGTTGGCCCAGTTCATCGACCAAGTCTAATTGGTGCCATGATTGGAGCGACACTTGCTGCAGCATTTGTTATGGGTCCTCTCGTTGGTGGTGTTATATCTCAACTGTCGGACTGGAGATGGTTGTTTAATATAAA TATCCCATTTGGTCTTATAACGATTCTCATCATTACCAATTTCTGGCCTCACGAAGATGTTGCCGATCTGCTTTCTTGGACAGCCTTCAGGAGCATCGACTTCATTGGTAGTGCGACACTGCTCTGTAGCTCCGGGTTTCTAGTCTTTGCCATGCAGCAGGCCGGCTCACAGGCTTTCGCTTGGGAAAGTCCAGCCGTTGTCATCAGCTTTATTGTCTCGATTTTGAGTTGCATCGTGTTTGTTGCATGGGAGGTGCATTTGGCACGCAAACGACATCGCCATATCGAGCCAATTTTCCCAATAGGGCTTATGGGGAATCGGGTATATGCCGCCGGATTACT GGTCACTTTATTCACTGGCTTTCCATATATTTGCTTCTCCATCATTCTGCCCGAACGATTCCAAATGGTAAACAATCAGAATGCACTTATGGCAGGCGTCCGCATTCTCCCTATGCTCAGTGCTTGCGCCTTCGGATCATTCCTTGGGGGAGCCATATCAAGCAAACGAAACAACACGTCATACACACTAGTAGCATCGTCCTGTCTTCAGCTGCTGGGAGTTGGTCTCATGACAACTGTATCTGGTGATTCAGAAACGACAGCAGGCCAATACGGTTACCAGGCCATCTTTGGTTTAGGTGTTGGCTTATCATTCTCAGCGGCGACAATTATGACGAACATTCTAGCTACCGAACCAAATGAAAGAGCGTCTGCGCAAGGTGCCGTTGCACAAGCAAGGGTTCTTGGCGGATGCATCGGCTTGTCTCTATGCACAATTCTGTTCAACGTTCACGCCAATGGCCGTTTGAGCGGTCGATTGACGGACAAAGAGCTAGATATGCTGCATCGATCTCCATTATCGGGATTGCAGTTGCCAGATAAACTACGAGAACTCGTCAGGGAAGTTTATATTGGCGCATTTGAGCGAGAAATTGAGGttattggcttggcttgtgcCGTCATGGTGGTCATCTCTTTGTTCACTCTAGAGAAGCATCCGACACCTATTGAGCGAATAACGGCTCCGGTCAAGGACGAATCGTCATCGTATCACAGGGGAAGTGACTCTGGGACTGAGATCAACGACGTCACTCTTTCTCGTCGAATGGCATAA
- a CDS encoding cupin domain-containing protein (similar to Verticillium dahliae VdLs.17 XP_009654856.1), whose product MKANLTPLSSLRTTIHHVPSYKNLPNCTSYPLVLYHSAFQPPVSPSTIESQLHDTGVVSPQWRYTMYTTTHYHSTTHEVLTVSHGRARLCFGGEQNPERYEPVVSQGDVMIVPAGLAHRLLEDMDGGFEMVGSYPPGEAWDMCYGREGERDKRETIQNVKWFERDPVYGDAGPVVDV is encoded by the coding sequence ATGAAAGCAAACCTCACACCCCTCTCCTCCCTCCGcacaaccatccaccacGTCCCGTCTTACAAAAACCTTCCAAACTGCACCTCCTACCCCCTCGTACTATACCACTCCGCCTTCCAGCCTCCCGTATCCCCTTCCACCATCGAATCTCAACTCCACGATACAGGAGTCGTGTCACCCCAGTGGCGGTATACAATGTACACCACCACACACTACCACAGCACCACCCACGAAGTCCTGACTGTTTCTCACGGCCGCGCAAGACTCTGCTTCGGCGGAGAACAGAACCCAGAGAGATATGAGCCGGTCGTTTCCCAGGGCGACGTGATGATTGTGCCTGCGGGCTTGGCTCATCGGCTGCTAGAGGATATGGATGGCGGATTTGAAATGGTGGGTAGTTATCCACCCGGTGAAGCATGGGACATGTGCTACGGCCGTGAAGGGGAGCGTGACAAGAGGGAGACGATCCAGAATGTGAAGTGGTTTGAGAGGGACCCTGTTTACGGCGATGCCGGCCCTGTTGTGGACGTGTGA
- a CDS encoding stress responsive alpha-beta barrel (similar to Metarhizium robertsii ARSEF 23 XP_007816980.1), whose amino-acid sequence MADRVHRVTMFKLPNTADQQKLIEAYKTVDATNQKDGKPYILSLAVGVAEEDPRSQGYTVVCKTEFASMEDLKYYDDSCAAHQALKATAKGLAVEGIMTVYFKPQLVGGSA is encoded by the exons ATGGCTGACCGTGTCCACCGCGTCACCATGTTCAAGCTGCCCAACACAGCCGACCAACAAAAGCTGATTGAGGCGTACAAGACAGTCGACGCAACCAACCAAAAG GACGGCAAGCCGTATATTCTTTCATTGGCAGTTGGTGTCGCCGAAGAGGATCCCCGCTCCCAGGGATACACCGTCGTTTGCAAAACCGAGTTTGCTAGCATGGAGGACCTTAAGTACTACGATGATAGCTGCGCCGCGCACCAGGCATTGAAGGCTACTGCCAAGGGATTGGCCGTCGAGGGCATCATGACTGTTTATTTCAAGCCCCAGCTTGTCGGCGGCTCAGCATAA
- a CDS encoding ER to golgi transport protein Yif1 (similar to Cordyceps militaris CM01 XP_006668549.1) codes for MQRGTYGQSPPLHHPVPQHVSTVPQLRSPPPPPGSAQSMGQAYGGGGTPYQQQGGSSGNVFGAYGQFMNDPTAQVAAQFGQTAFKHGQEYVEQNIGRYVNVSALKHYFNVSNSYVVNKLFLVLFPWRHKPWSRKQAVGANGQEGWYLAPREDVNSPDMYIPVMALVTYILLSTLIAGLKGQFKPELLGYTATTGMVVVIVEIVALKLGCYLLSISSQSQLLDLIAYSGYKFVGIIVTIVVAEILNGGKGTGGWIGWAVFLYTFLANSLFLMRSLRYVLLPETSSNTGGPMQTDSRAKRNQRTQFLFFYSYIVQLFFMWLLTMGI; via the exons ATGCAACGGGGGACATATGGGCAGTCACCCCCGTTGCACCATCCCGTTCCGCAACATGTTTCTACAGTCCCCCAGCTCAGATCACCACCTCCGCCGCCTGGTTCTGCGCAATCAATGGGACAAGCATATGGCGGAGGAGGTACACCATACCAGCAACAGGGCGGTAGCAGCGGCAACGTCTTTGGCGCCTACGGACAGTTCATGAACGACCCGACAGCACAGGTCGCTGCGCAATTTGGTCAAACTGCTTTTAAGCATGGCCAGGAATACGTCGAGCAGAAT ATTGGTCGATATGTCAACGTCTCTGCGTTGAAACACTACTTCAACGTCTCCAACTCCTATGTCGTCAACAAACTATTCCTCGTCCTATTTCCCTGGAGGCATAAACCTTGGTCGCGCAAGCAAGCTGTTGGCGCGAACGGACAAGAGGGCTGGTACTTGGCTCCTCGCGAGGATGTCAACAGCCCCGACATGTACATTCCAG TCATGGCCCTCGTCACATATATTCTCCTCTCAACTCTGATTGCCGGTCTCAAGGGCCAGTTCAAACCCGAGTTGCTAGGATATACCGCCACCACTGGCATGGTCGTAGTGATTGTCGAGATTGTCGCCCTGAAACTGGGATGCTATCTGTTGAGCATTTCAAGCCAGTCTCAACTACTCGATCTCATCGCCTACTCTGGCTACAAATTCGTCGGCATCATTGTCACTATTGTGGTGGCTGAGATTCTCAACGGCGGCAAAGGAACCGGTGGTTGGATTGGCTGGGCCGTGTTTCTCTACACCTTCTTGGCTAATTCGTTGTTCTTG ATGCGATCGTTACGATACGTCCTTCTCCCCGAGACGTCTAGCAACACTGGCGGTCCAATGCAGACAGACTCACGTGCAAAGCGCAACCAGCGCACGCAGTTTCTCTTTTTCTACTCGTACATTGTTcagctcttcttcatgtGGCTACTCACAATGGGAATTTAA
- a CDS encoding signal sequence receptor alpha subunit (similar to Coccidioides immitis RS XP_001239133.1), which translates to MLDTFEIITTNGVVLWSRTYAPINSSIVNNFISDTFIEEKSGSSALRDSQSAATNPPYKYDQHTLKWTVVKELGVIFVAVYRSLLHLSWVDKLVDNIKTIFVNLYGEQLKKPHTTVVECTGFDNYFDQQLHELDTSTASNPKAQPAGSYGDSRSVAGLTYRGRNVNGGQDEGFSNDSSPVLTPNTSRPSTPGTNNLLVAKAGPVAKMSRRARKAKHSTSAPASSGDEASSKQKKGAKGPKKGRKWDADGFADEDDTDVQLDYSANPTSDPEADTVGRSSALDAVDASTWGTSTRGKFVLKDLGDEVHSMLASAEAEKAAAAAKSETRSGLLGTGVNALSGMFRNVVGGKTLTKEDLDKAMKGMEEHLLRKNVAREAAVRLCEGVEKELVGVKTGNFESITSKIQTAMESSLTKMLTPTSSLDLLRDIDSVTAPPATSLRKARPYVISIVGVNGVGKSTNLSKICFFLLQNKYKVLIAAGDTFRSGAVEQLAVHVRNLKELTVREGGQVELYQKGYGKDAATVAKDAVSHAAQEGFDVVLIDTAGRRHNDQRLMSSLEKFAKFAQPDKILMVGEALVGTDSVAQARNFNAAFGSVRTLDGFIISKCDTVGDMVGTLVSLVHATNVPVLFVGVGQHYSDLRNFSVKWAVEKLLSSN; encoded by the exons ATGTTGGACACTTtcgaaatcatcaccaccaacggCGTGGTCCTTTGGTCAAGGACATATGCCCCCATCAACTCGTCTATTGTGAACAACTTCATTTCCGACACATTCATTGAAGAAAAAAGTGGCAGTTCAGCATTGAGGGACTCGCAGTCGGCTGCGACAAATCCTCCATACAAGTACGACCAACACACTCTAAAATGGACCGTGGTAAAGGAACTGGGCGTCATCTTTGTG GCTGTCTATCGATCTCTGCTACACCTGTCATGGGTCGATAAGCTTGTCGACAATATCAAGACCATCTTTGTCAATCTGTACGGAGAGCAGCTCAAGAAACCACATACAACTGTTGTTGAGTGTACCGGATTCGATAACTACTTTGACCAACAACTACACGAGCTTGATACCTCGACCGCATCTAATCCGAAAGCGCAACCTGCCGGGTCCTACGGCGACAGCCGCTCTGTTGCTGGCCTGACGTACCGGGGGcgcaatgtcaatggcggGCAGGACGAAGGGTTTTCAAACGATTCGAGCCCTGTACTTACACCTAATACTTCACGGCCGTCTACTCCAGGCACCAACAACTTGTTAGTGGCCAAAGCTGGCCCAGTCGCAAAAATGTCTAGGCGAGCCCGCAAGGCCAAACACTCCACATCTGCACCAGCATCCTCAGGAGACGAAGCCTCAAGTAAACAGAAGAAGGGCGCCAAGGGACCCAAGAAGGGACGGAAGTGGGATGCAGACGGCTTtgccgacgaagacgatACAGATGTGCAACTCGACTATTCCGCCAACCCTACGAGTGACCCGGAGGCAGACACCGTAGGCCGCTCCAGCGCTTTGGACGCTGTTGACGCATCAACATGGGGAACGTCTACCAGGGGTAAATTCGTTCTAAAGGACCTTGGAGATGAAGTTCACAGCATGCTTGCCtctgcagaagctgaaaagGCCGCTGCAGCAGCCAAGTCAGAAAccaggtctggtctcttAGGCACAGGAGTCAATGCCCTCAGTGGCATGTTCCGAAACGTTGTTGGAGGCAAGACCCTGACCAAGGAGGATCTCGACAAGGCTATGAAGGGAATGGAAGAGCATCTTCTACGCAAGAACGTAGCCCGTGAAGCTGCTGTGCGTCTCTGCGAAGGAGTCGAAAAGGAGCTCGTCGGCGTCAAGACTGGCAACTTTGAAAGCATCACCTCCAAGATTCAAACCGCCATGGAATCTTCTCTGACCAAAATGCTTACACCTACCTCATCTCTCGATCTCCTCCGCGATATCGACTCCGTCACTGCACCTCCCGCCACTTCACTCCGCAAAGCCCGCCCTTATGTCATCTCCATCGTCGGTGTCAACGGGGTAGGTAAATCCACCAATCTCTCCAAgatctgcttcttcctcctccaaaacAAATACAAGGTCCTCATTGCTGCGGGCGACACCTTCCGATCAGGAGCCGTCGAGCAACTGGCAGTTCATGTTCGCAACCTCAAGGAATTGACTGTCCGAGAGGGCGGGCAAGTTGAGCTGTACCAGAAGGGATACGGCAAGGATGCCGCGACTGTGGCCAAGGACGCAGTGTCCCATGCTGCGCAAGAGGGCTTTGACGTTGTGCTTATTGATACGGCGGGCCGACGGCACAACGATCAGCGACTGATGTCTTCATTGGAGAAATTCGCCAAGTTTGCTCAGCCAGACAAGATTCTCATGGTTGGCGAG GCTCTTGTAGGGACAGACTCTGTCGCCCAAGCTCGCAACTTCAACGCGGCATTCGGCTCGGTCCGCACCCTCGATggcttcatcatctccaagtGCGACACTGTAGGCGACATGGTCGGCACTCTAGTCAGTCTCGTCCACGCTACCAACGTGCCGGTCCTGTTTGTCGGTGTAGGACAGCATTATTCCGACTTGAGAAATTTCAGTGTTAAATGGGCTGTGGAGAAGTTGTTGAGTAGTAATTAA